One stretch of Enterobacter sp. RHBSTW-00994 DNA includes these proteins:
- the recD gene encoding exodeoxyribonuclease V subunit alpha, with translation MTMQELLLEAADQRLLRQLDVQFAMAIAGDRPAVMLAAAILSRDTGEGHVCLPLSRLVLDEKMPSAIQSCFALLGESVNWQTLLLSSEAVSTGESPTPLILAGDRLYLNRLWRNELTVAHFFNEANTPLSYDEAQLQQTLEGLFTSGESLDWQKVAAAVALTRRISVISGGPGTGKTTTVAKLLAALIQIAGEQKCRIRLAAPTGKAAARLTESLGGALQKLPLTDAQLALFPGEASTLHRLLGAQPGSQRLRYHAGNPLHLDVLVVDEASMIDLTMMSRLINALPPHARVIFLGDRDQLASVEAGAVLGDICTYASLGYTTERALELTRLTGCPVEGNEEPLAGTLRDSLCLLQKSYRFGSDSGIGKLAAAVNRGDRQATRSVFNGAFEDIEKKPLESGDDYLAMLNDALHGYQRFLENIQQQSMPGQVIAAFGEFQLLCALREGPFGVTGLNERLEQVLTQKRKIVRSAHSRWYEGRPVMISRNDSALGLFNGDIGIALDRGQGLRVWFQMPDGSVKSVQPSRLPEHETAWAMTVHKSQGSEFNHAALILPPQLSPVITRELVYTAITRARQRLSLYTDERVLVQAIVTRTERRSGLSAIFDAR, from the coding sequence ATGACAATGCAGGAATTGTTGCTTGAGGCGGCAGATCAGCGTCTGCTGCGTCAGCTTGATGTGCAGTTCGCTATGGCCATTGCAGGTGATCGGCCCGCCGTAATGCTTGCTGCTGCTATCCTCAGTCGGGATACGGGGGAGGGGCATGTGTGTTTGCCGCTTTCACGGCTGGTACTCGATGAAAAAATGCCGTCGGCGATCCAATCTTGTTTTGCGCTGCTCGGTGAGTCCGTGAACTGGCAAACGCTATTATTGAGCTCTGAAGCCGTCAGTACAGGAGAAAGTCCTACGCCGTTAATCCTGGCGGGTGATCGTTTATACCTCAACCGCCTTTGGCGTAATGAACTCACCGTTGCGCACTTCTTTAACGAAGCCAACACGCCGCTTTCCTATGATGAAGCCCAGCTTCAGCAGACGCTGGAGGGGTTATTTACGTCCGGTGAATCCCTTGACTGGCAGAAAGTGGCCGCCGCTGTTGCGCTAACACGACGGATCTCCGTGATTTCTGGTGGCCCCGGTACGGGGAAAACGACCACTGTTGCAAAACTACTGGCTGCACTTATCCAGATAGCGGGCGAACAAAAATGCCGTATTCGTCTGGCGGCGCCTACGGGGAAAGCCGCGGCCAGATTGACGGAATCCCTGGGAGGTGCGCTGCAAAAACTGCCTCTTACCGACGCGCAGCTTGCGCTGTTCCCGGGTGAGGCCAGCACTTTGCACCGTTTATTGGGGGCGCAGCCGGGAAGCCAGCGTTTACGCTACCATGCGGGAAACCCGTTACATCTGGATGTGCTGGTGGTGGATGAAGCTTCAATGATCGACCTGACCATGATGTCACGGTTGATTAATGCGCTACCGCCTCATGCACGGGTTATCTTTCTGGGCGATCGCGACCAGCTTGCATCGGTCGAAGCTGGGGCGGTGTTGGGGGATATCTGCACTTATGCCAGCCTGGGCTACACCACTGAACGTGCCCTGGAGTTGACACGTTTAACCGGCTGCCCGGTGGAAGGAAATGAAGAACCACTGGCGGGAACATTGCGCGACAGCCTCTGTTTGCTGCAAAAGAGCTACCGTTTCGGGAGTGATTCTGGTATTGGGAAACTTGCTGCAGCGGTGAATCGGGGTGATCGTCAAGCAACTCGCTCAGTGTTTAATGGCGCATTCGAGGATATCGAGAAAAAGCCGCTGGAGAGTGGTGATGATTATCTGGCAATGCTCAATGATGCTTTGCATGGTTATCAGCGTTTTTTAGAAAATATTCAGCAGCAGAGCATGCCGGGGCAGGTCATTGCCGCGTTTGGTGAATTTCAGCTTCTGTGTGCTCTGAGAGAGGGGCCTTTTGGTGTGACCGGTCTGAATGAGCGACTGGAGCAGGTGCTGACACAAAAGCGCAAGATTGTTCGTTCGGCACATTCACGCTGGTATGAAGGACGTCCGGTGATGATCTCCCGCAATGACAGCGCACTGGGTTTGTTTAATGGAGATATTGGCATTGCGCTTGATCGTGGCCAGGGACTACGCGTGTGGTTCCAGATGCCGGATGGTAGCGTGAAGTCGGTACAACCCAGTCGTTTGCCCGAACACGAAACCGCGTGGGCAATGACGGTCCATAAATCGCAAGGGTCTGAGTTTAATCATGCGGCGCTGATCCTGCCTCCGCAACTCTCACCGGTCATTACGCGTGAGCTGGTTTACACCGCGATAACCCGTGCACGTCAGCGTTTGTCGCTGTATACCGATGAGCGTGTTTTGGTGCAGGCGATTGTCACGCGTACTGAGCGTCGAAGCGGTTTAAGCGCAATTTTCGATGCAAGGTAA